The stretch of DNA GGTCCTCCCTAACATTTCCAGAACCTCTCATGGTAGTTCTACCAGCTTGAGAACATCTGTTCAGTTCATGAGTCCATGGGGGgcacattttatattcaaactaaaacaaagacctaacaGTGTGTTGGCGATATTTGAGGTCACCTGGGGTGTGAGTGTAAAGGCAAATAAGACTCAGATCTGAATTCTGGTGAATTCTGATGAACCAAGGTTAGCAATGGAGAAAGATCTTGAGTGTGAGACAGAAGGGTCCCCGGGCGGCAGGCAGTGGACTAGAGGAAAGTCACCACCAGGAAGACAAAGCAAAGAAGTGTTTGTTGGCAATGAGCCCTCTGGAGAATAAAGTCTCCCAGTGGCTGGGAACTGCTCTTGCAGATTGCTGTTTCTGGGGCTCTCTACTCTTAGTGCTCTTTCAGTGTTTGTAGGACTGAACTTTCTTTCCCAGCATGCTCTTTCCCTAAAGTATCACCATTCCAGCATAATCTTTCCTTCTCTCGGgtttttctctttggattttcACTGATGACCTGGCTCTGAGTAGATGGAGAGCTTTGACCACCTTCCTAGCTTGGCTTCGCATTCCTGGAAGAGTGCCAAGGAGAGGATAAAACTGTGGCAAGTGTCAGGTTGCTCTCATGGCACTGCATGGAAAGGTGACACTCTGTTCTCATGAGGCTGTGAATGTGGGCAATCTGGTGGGAAAACAATTGTTTGAGTTTGTGTAGCATAAGCatttgaaaacagaaagtaaTACACAAGGACTGGATTATTTCTGCTCTGGTTTTAGGCATTGTTTGGCACAAATATGAACCCCATCACCACAGCAAACGCTGAATTTTGCCTTGATGTATTCAAAGAGCTGAGCAGTAGCAATGCAGGAGAAAACATCTTCTTTTCTCCGCTCTCTATGTTCTATGCTCTAAGCATGCTCCTTCTGGGTGCCAGAGGCAAGAGTGCTGAGCAAATGGAAAAGGTAAGAACTGGAGGAGaacatccccagaacccagacaTCCTTTATGTGCCACCTCTACTCTGCCAAATTTCAgccatttttcattaaaaaaaaatcatcttgtgTAATGAAAAGGCATACTTAGGTAAGACATGTTTCTTAGAAAGGCAAAAAGTTTTAAGTAATAGAGTTTAATGCAAGTCAATACAACACATAACTCCTTTTATATCAACTGCATTTTGCAGTAACTTTTATTTTGGTGATTTGAATATAATAGAGATGCATGTTTGGTATTATTCTTTCCATCTAAAAATTTTAAACCCAAACCCTCacaatattttaagtaaattttaaaaaagaatttattactAAATTTCTTCAGGACAATCCTGTTAGCAGACAGAGATTGTTATCCTCATTTTACAACCAGGAAAACAGAGGAATGGTGATCTGTCACATGACACTGGTCACCACGGCCTTtccaatttatgtatttttattactgagaatgtttagaaaaatatttctttataattcTTAGGATAGTTGCTTATCTTACTTTACTGAGAAACTGCCATGTTTCTAGGGCTCCCAATGGTCAATGCTCCAGATAAAGGCCTGAAGAGTAGGAAAAAAAGGCAGTGGCCTGAAATAATAACACTCATCTCCTAGAACCTGATTAACTATGGTCTGGGGCAAGGGTGCTTGTCCTTTTTGATCTCTGTTCTCCTAACATAAAATGGAGGTGATAGTATTTACTCATGGAGTTGTTGGGAGGGTTAGATAGAAACTCAAAGAATTAACTCAGGACTTGGAACATATGTTATCAGATGTTGATCTGAAATGAAGAATGAATACAGTTCTCAGATTTTATAGATTGTGTATCACTTTCATGGCCAGttgatctcttttcttttcctaggtGCTCCACTATGACAACTTTTCAGAATTCTTAAAACCGAAGATGACAGACTCTTCTGAGGTATGAGGATATCACTGCTGAgatagcaagtactcttagcaTTATACATCAGGAAATCATATTTCATGAGTAGAGTAGTGGAGCCTTCTCTTGGGTCCATAAGAGAGGCAGCTCTGGgctagcagtggtggtgcatgcctttaatcccagcactctagaggcagagccaggcggatctctgtgagttcgaggccagcctggtctacagatcaagatccaggacaggcaccaaaactacacagagaaaccctgtcttgaaaaaaaaagaaaaagaaaaagaaaaagaaagtcagctctgtctggactcCTCTGACAATCTTTCCAATTACCACAGCTGAGTATTGAGTTTAGCACATGGTAGTAATGGTAACAATAATGCCAAAGCCTCTCCATCCAAATTTTTTAACTGATTATTGTCATCTTCACTTAGACTTTTCTGTTCTGTGCCTGTGTCTGCTGTTGACTCTGCCAGATTCATCCACGCATGTAGTTTTGTTGACCCACTAAGAGTTTCTGAGAAATGGTTGCCATTTAATTACATACTGTCCCTGATGTGGCCCCATCTATATTCTCTGAGACAATAGTTTTTATTCTTAAAGAAGTATTCACTCACTTACTTAGAATTCTTGAATGGTGCTTGGGTATATGGATAAATGTACAcataccaggctttttcttttaggccaccaaccagcacCCAAATCATAACATGGaaacttaatattagttatgaatgctcagtctaGCTTAGACTCATTTCttgctagttcttataacttaacttgtttctcttcatctatgttttgacttttttttaacctcactttctgtatgtcctactctgctAAGTTGCAAACTTAACAGAATTGCTACTGCACAAAAATGAGTGAATGTATTAGATCTTGTTAGTGAAGGTTGAAGAATGAAGACACTAGTAGGGTGTGTTGGTTtatgtttgtaatctcagcatgtacaaggcaggaggattgttggcAAGTTCAATGCCAGACTGGCGTACATAATAAATTCAAGCCAGGACTACTTACTAAGACCATATCCATTAGTTGGGAAGAAAGAGTCAACAAGAATCTAAGGGGGTAAGAGATGGTAATGAAGAAGAgatcacaatgaaaaaaaatagcataCAGGCAACAAgctgtcaaaaaaagaaaagaaaaaaaaagaaagaataaaagaccaaacattgaaaataaaaatataaatacaaaagcAGCCGCAGAACTTGCATTAGAACCTCTTTGTTCATAAAAACCAAAGCTTTGAATTAAACTATTAGGACCAACAAGTAAACACATGTGAATCTGTGTACAATCTGCTGAGATCAAATGCTGAAGGAAATCAAGGAAGGTGCTTGGGTGGTTCATCTCTTGGTGTTCACTGCTGCTTGCTGGAAGGCAAGCATCTTGATCTGCAGATACTGTTTCTTCACTTTTGTTTAATTCCTCAGTGGCAAGAAACCAAtcgcttttcttttttgttcgcCTGTCAGTGCAGCCATGGCGGAAGGATGCATTCTGAGTTTGGAGCCCTGCTATcccaaatcaaccaaccaaattccctcagcattgccaatagaaTCTATGGGACGAAGGCGATAACATTCCACAAGGTAAGCATGCCTGGAGCCTCTGAATTTCATAATACAAAGTTGAGGGAGAGTGAGGAGAGCTTATGGTATTCTTTACAATGTTGAATTTGAGCTTAGAGTTTCTGAGAAATGGCTTTATCAAAATTCCCACTTAGAGTTCTGCAATATCACATGAAAATTGCTTTCTCTGAAAAATCCCTAAAGCTGTGCAAGAACTAAAGTCAGAGATGAAACACAAAATGAAAGTCATTTGTAAGAATTGCCCTTTatggaggagaaaagtaaaacCCATTTCTCATCTTTTACAAAGTCCCTTGACGATAGACTATCAAGAGGTAGTTGCAAGTACATTCCACTAGGAACCAAGAGATGtgagttttctttccatttatacATATGACTTTGAGCAACTCACTTCTGTCTTTAAAATAAGAGGCTTAGAATATTTTTGTCTAGCTCCAAAATTGGAGATGGGTTTCAGTCCTTATCCACCAACATTGTAGTGTGCATTTTCACTGAAAGTTTACTTGATCCCCTGTGCCAGTCACTCACGGACTCATCACAGCCATTGTTTCATACAGTCATTTCATTGTGCTATGAAAAAGGTACAAATTTTCCACAAATTCTAGAGTCTCTAAAACAGATTCTGAAAATTTCAATTGACAAAGGTCACAGAGATAATTATCAAGAATTAGATTGGATCCTTATCTAAACTCAAGGcttcttcctgccatgatggacatgAAACCCAGGTGTCCTTGGTCCATCTCCATCTAACCAGGATTACTGAGGCATTGAGAGGAAGCCTCAAACATTTGTTTGTCTTCTCAGTCTGGTGGCTTAAGCTGTGTTAGATGTCACATATCACTGATAGAACTTTTGCGTCCCAGGTGGGTGGGCCACTTTGGCACTGCAGACTCCTCCTTCTACTGTCACAGAAGCTCACAAAAATGTGCTATGTTGAGTGTCTGATGTGATGAAGTCAAGGATCATCTCCTTTGAGCTGGTGTGCTTTGCTTCTCCCAAACAGTGACCCAGACAAGACAGGAGATATATGttgctttggggggggggtggtttgaATTTGTTCCTGGGGTAAGGAGTTATTTAGCCACTATGCTTACCGATTTTCCTGTAACACTCTTGTTTCTTAACTTTGATGAGGAAAAACATAGGGAGAGACAAAAAAGCTACTCAGTGTATGAAATTCATCATTTTGATTTGAATGTGTTGATATAAGAAAGTCTATGACATAATGGGAAAACTTCCAAATGTTTCtggatatttttcatttttggaaaatcTTAGGATTTAAAGACAAGTACTCATGGACATTCTTCCTTCTAAGCTTGTTACATCAACAGATGTTTGTCTCTGTGTTAGGATTTTAGAACATTCTGTGCTATAAtgttctttcttgtgtgtgtgtgtgtgtgtgtgtgtgtgtgtgtgtgtgtgtatgtgtatgtatatattttctttaaactattttttatggtttatgtatgtgtgtgtgcgtgtgtgtgtgtgtgtgtgtgtgtgtgtgtgtgtgtgtctgtgtgtgtctatgtgtgtgttgctgtgtgtCACTGTATGAGTCAGTACCTGagccagtgtgtgtatgtggaagtcagaggaaagctttggtgtcagttctctcttttcacctttTGTAAAGCAGGGTCTCTTCCTTGTTCACCAATGTTTATGCTGGGCTATCCACGCCCTAGCTCCTGGGGGTTCACCTATCTGCTCTATCTTCTTGAAGGGGAACTAGAGTCAAGTGCATGCCACCTGGCTTTCATGCAGGTCTGGCGAGCAAGCTCAGCTCTTCATACTTGCATAGCACACACTTTACTCACTGGCCATGTCCCAGACCCCTCTTTGTACTATTTTTGTGTTGTCTttcaattgactttttttttaacagcaataTTTAAGATGTTCTGAGAAACTGTTCCAAGCCAAGCTGCAAACTGTTGATTTTGAACTGTCTACAGAAGAGACAAGGAAAAGTATTAATGCTTGGGTTGAAAATAAAACTAATGGTAAggataactctgtgtgtgtgtgtgtgtgtgtgtgtgtgtgtgtgtgtgtgtgtgtgtgtaagcatacatgtatctgtatgtgtacaAACTTTGGTAAAAGTCTTACTTTGCTTTGCTAACAAGGAAGCTGAAGTTACCTAGTATAAAGTCTACATGCGGGTAGATAGATAACAATGAAAGACCTGGGTTCTCTTGATGGAACAGCAGGCTTGTGTGCTAAGTATTTTCACCTGCTAAGGcagtcctcaaccttcctaatgccatgaccctttaacacagttccacatgtgtggtgacccccaaccattaaattattttgtttctacttcgtaattgtaattttgctactgtaataaatcgaaatgtaaatatctgacatgcatgATATCTCTGATACACAAGCCCTGAAGGagctgagacccacaggttgaggactgcTGTGCTGAGCCATCCTGTTCACCTAGGGAGGGGATCATTTAAAGATAAGCTACAGAAGTTAGTAAAGAGTTTTCTAAAACAATAATAGACAATAATTTGTTAGAAATAAGTAGGTATAGGACAAATTGAGTCACCCCTAAGGCATTACTTCCTAGACCAGAAGTACCCGTGACAGGGAAAGACTCTATGTCCAGAAACACGAGTTCTTCTGGGACCTCAAATGTAAAAttactgtctgaaaaaaacactATGCAAATGTCTATTAGCAACAAGTTAATCCAAATTAAAATTacctcttcttttgtttgttttactacAAGGAAAAGTCACAAACCTATTTGGAAAGGGTACAATTGACCCCTCCTCTGTCATGGTCCTAGTGAGTGCCATATATTTCAAGGGGCAATGGAAAAATAAGTTTGAGAAAAGAGAGACCGTGAAGGCTCCCTTTCATATAAGTGTGGTGAGTATTTCATTCTCAGACCAATGACAAATCTTAAAATGAAGTAATAATTTAAGGACAATTCAGAAATATTTCATGAAAACATTGCTGTAGGTTGCTGAAAGCTTTTACTTTTCAAGATTACAGTAACTTCTCTCACTGGACGTGAGACTGGACAGAGGCTCCCTGAAAGAATGGagacctcttctcttcctcctgttctGCCCTTGTAGTCTTGATATTCACACCGTGGCTACTTCCTGTGACTGCTAATCAACTCTGCTTTTGTCCTGGACAGTATCCACACGGCTTAGAAGAGATACTGAGCCTCTCGTTTGATTTCCAGTATAAGTCATTTTAGCTGGAGACTCTGGTGTCATAATTAAAGACCGAAATCATCTCTATATTATTATACTTCCACAGTCTCTAACTTTGACATATTGTATGATTACAAAATTGATAACTCATGGCAAAGGAAAGTAATAAAAGAGTACAGTCAATGGTTTATAATTTACAGTGCTAACATGGGTATCTGCATTATCAAAAtaaagtacacatacatatgcactgcGACTGTACAATTTAATCATAATCTTTTAAACCATAGGGTAAAAGTGCACTTGTGGACATGATGTTCCAGACTGGAACATTTAAACTGGCCTTCATAAGGGAGCCACAGATGCAAGTCCTTGAGCTTCCCTATGCCAACAACAAGCTAAAAATGATCATCCTGCTTCCAAGGGGCACAGCCAATGTAAACCAGGTAAAAGCTCAACAATGCCACCTTGcaatgaatgtgtgagtgtgtgtgtgtgtgtgtgtgtgtgtgtgtgtgtgtgtgtgtacccacactcTTTCACATATACTCCGTGTGCCATGTGGTTTCTGTACGTCAGTCATGGACTCATGACTAGGCTTAGTGGTCTTTTCCCAGGAGCTGTAGATTAAGGATGATTCCTGCCCTTTAGGAATATATATTCAGGCAGACAAGCACTTCATTCATTGAAAAAATTATGTAGGTTCACTATGTTACaaatataaatgcacacacatatcccTCAGGAGACACTTAGTGGACATCTTTCTACAATAATCATGCTAATCAGATTCATGTCATGCCAATCAGATTCCTGGATCATAGAGATCTGCTGAAACTTTGCTGGGGGGAAGTTTTTACCAGAGGATACACTCACAGTCATGTGCAAAACCAAAATATATGAATTAGAATGAGGCTCTGAGGGTGGTGTTCCTAGAGAATTATCTCCATTTGAGCTTTACTAAATGTATAGAAGATAGACAGGTGAAGTGAGGAGACCCTCCTGATCTGGGGAGAGTAAAGAACACGGGTAAGTGTGTTAAGTATGAGGAAGCTGAGATCTGCTCGTTTTTATCATAAGGTAACAGATTAGAGCTagcaaatgaaaatgataaaaggATACTTTGAAAGAATATCTACCTTAATCTTAAAATTTTGTATTATGAGAATGGGAAGGTAATGACAGTTTTAAACTTTGGGACAAGTTAACAATAAAAATGACACAGTGTATAGTGTCTATACTCTGGTGTTATAGAGGGTTGGCTATAGGGCATTAAATAACCAAGATTAGCATTTAAATGACAATCAAAATGATGAAGATTGATTTTATGATGAGAAGTCAATTGCTGGGACCATTTGGGGAACCTAAGTACATATGTGGGAGTTGAAATGCCCATCAGAAGGAAGCACAAAGGCATTAGGCCAGCATGTCCCATGTTGAGCTTCAGAAGAAACATAAGAGAGAGTAAAGGTCATCAGAGAGATTGGAGCCATTAAGGGTAGGACAAAGGGATCTGGCATCTTAGAAACCAAATGAGAACTAAGGTCATAAAGATGTTACTCAAAGTTTCAGGTAAGGGCCAAAAAGAAATGGCTGGATTGATTCAGGAAGCAGGCACAAAACGATGGCTAAAGCAAAAAGCAGAGAAGTTTAGGTAAAGGCTAAATGCTGAGGGAATTCAAGAGTGTACACGGAGAAAGTCAGTGAGGGAACCTAGAGGAGAAGCAGGGAACAGAAAGGGAAAGTAAGGCTAAATGAATAGAAAGGTAGTGCATGAGCATTAAAGGTTAAAGCCATCATGAAGCTGAGCCATTCACAGTGGGAATCTCGGAAACATGTTTCACTCAGAAGCTGTGTATTTGGCTCATGTGTACACATCTGTATTTTGACTCTTAGATAGAAAAACACCTGAATGTGAAGATGCTTCAAGAGTGGACCAACTCTTctaacatggtggaaagagaagtgGATGTTCACATCCCCAAATTCAATCTCGCAGTGAAATATGACCTAAACTCCCTCTTGAAATCCCTAGGGATGAGGGACATCTTCAGTGTGGGCAAAGCTGATCTCTCTGGGATGTCGCCAGACAAAGGCCTATATTTATCCACGGTCGTTCACAAGTCCTATGTGGATGTCAATGAAGAAGGCACTGAGGCAGCAGCGGCCACTGGGGAGAGTGTGGCTGTGAAACGACTTCCTGTCACAGTTCAGTTCACAGCAAATTGTCCCTTCCTCTTCACTATCCAGGATGAGTGTGACAATATTTTATTTGCTGGCAAGTTTGCCTCTCCATAGACAGAGGTCACTGTGGAGGCTTCAGAGATAGATAAAGGAATACAGGGGCAAAGGGGCCAAAAATTTGCATCTCAGCTTTTGTGCATCTGCAAAGCAGGTCTACCAGATGGTAGATCTTCAGCCTGATCCTGTGAGCTAGTGAACCTCACACTAGAGAAGTCCTGTAAAAAGATACATTTAGACCAGTGCTTTTCTGgatttcttatttttgagacctCATTTGAGTACTGAGTGACATGATTGAGTTAGCAGAGAAGTTTATAAAGGGCTGAACGTTTTTGGGTTTTCTATGTTAATGAGATTGTGAGTGAGTGAACACTACAAATCAGACCAAGGGTTTCTACTTTAGCTTGACTTTTAAATATAAGTTTCCTGCATGCCTAAATACAGTAGTATGAACTTTAGCTCAAAATTCTATATTGATCATAATAAATGGACATAATGCTTTAAGTTTTTTGAAGATGGAGTGCACTATATCAGTTAACTAACTGGGGGAAGGAGCTTTCTTATTCAGGAAACTTTCcccaccctttctttttcttaaaaaattcttTGACAGTTTACATGTACGTAATAAATTTTGGTCATTTTTCATCCCCCCTCATGCCCCTGTCTCTTCCATGGAAACCTTTTTTCTTCTCCACAATTCCTCCTCCTACACTGATCTCtattttgtgacccactgagtttaaatGAGGGTTGCTTGCATGAATAAGTGTTGGTGAGAGGTTGTTCAGTGGAGCACGGTAACTTGTCAGCGGTTACACTACTGAGGAAAGCGGCGCCTATTCCTGGTCCCTGTTAGTTATCAATACAGTTCCTCGGGAAGGTAGTCTTCTGAGCCCCTTCCCCATTCGTGATGAAATGTTGATGGGCCTGACTTTGTGCATATCTTCTGCAAGGACCCAAGCTGCAGAGACCTCATGAGGGCAACGGCCGTGTCATGCCCAGGAGACATGTTGATAGCACTCCTCCTCATGCTCCTACTTTGAactctctctgccccctcttcccaGTGCTTCCTGACCCTTGGAAGGGTATGATGCAGATGTCCTGTTTGGGGCTGAGCACTCACAGCCGCTTATGCTAAGCGCGACTGTTTCCAGCCAAATCTTTTATTGGttaaaatatataatgcatttcttGTGCTTTAAAAATCAGCAATTCAGTAAATATAATTCTCGGAAGAACAAAAGACAGCTATCAGTTGGATGATTTTATCTTACAGAAAGCTTTTGGATTTTCCCCCAAAGATAACACAGAGCAGTAACCAGATGGTAGACATCACAATACGATGGTATGACATGTAAACGTGTGAAATACAGTCATGTGTGTATGCTCTGTGGCTCTTCCTGAGGAGGCTGGGACACAGCTGTCTGTTCACACCAGATAAGGCACTGATGGCAGAGCAAGGGAACAATTCTACCCATGCCTCGTTTAGAGAACCACTGAGTTTGCTAGGGTTGCTTATATGGGAGGAAGGCTGCTTTCATGAGCATGAGTTACTCCAAGGCAGCTACATCACGGAAAAGCCCACCTCAGGATGGGAGACAGCTCGTGAACACTATACCCTGGACCTCTTTGGATGACACTGAGGCAGCTTGGCTAGTCAGAAAGCCTCTTTCTGCAGCAATTGTTAGTGACTATGTAACCATAGACAGAGGCCTTGTGAATCTTGTAAATTTCAGGAGCTATGAAAAACttgtgttcatttattttctgagTCTTAATGATCTTCCATCCCTCAGAGAACATTTCAGTTCATATGAAATAGATATGCAACACTGCAGAAAAATAAAGACACTTCTTGTCTTTTTATGGTaaacaaactgaagaaaagtAAAATGTGAAGAGGTCATAACAGTCCAGGAAAGACTATGTCCTAGAATCCGTCCCTGGCTGTACGGGAGCCTGGACTGACATCACCACACAAGCCTGTGTTATGGTTTGGCTGTTTCAGCTGCCAAAGGCTCTTTACAGGAAGGCTTGGTTGACAGCTGACAGCACTGTGGTGCTCTTAGAGAGTAGTGGAATATTTAGGAAGAGGGTCTTCCAGAAGAATGCAGGACAGTGGCATCATGCTCTCAAAGAAGACCTTGGGACCCAGAGCCTCTGCTTCTTTGTCTCCTTccgccttctcctcctctttccctctttctcccccatctctctggctctgtctctgcctccctcttggCACCACCAGGTGAACGGCCTTTTCTGCTAGTTATTCCGTGCCATGAAGTTCTTGCCACAGATCCGAAGGCAGCAAGGTAAGCAGCCAGGGATTGATACTTCTAATaccatgagacaaaataaatattcACTCTTGTGAAGTTAATTTTCTTAGGTATTTTATTGTGGTGACAGAAAGTCAACCAAAGCAACAAGGAGACCTGGATATGACAATAGCAGAGCCTCATAGCACTGACCTGGTTCTCTCCAATAGTTTATTAGCATGTGATCTCTTGAAGGTGTAGGAAAGAAGTTAAAAGTCATCATCTTGAGTCAAAGCTGAAGATAATTCTCATAGGTATACTTCAGAAATACTGGTGTAGATACCAGGCAATGATGTGGGACTTGGAAGACTGTGATTAAGCCTATCCTGGAAACTGAGGTGAGAGGGATATGGAAAGGAGAGCGGCATATCAATACTGGACTCCTTTAGTAGACCTTTATAGTATTTGGGTAGGAGCTTGTATATTAACTATTAGTCTAGGTCATCCTAGACTAATACACAAAACCACTAGGGTGTGCTAGTGGTTTCCTATCTTTTAGCTTTAGAATGGGAATAGAATTTCCTTTATTAGGGGATATCAATCTATTTTTCCTTAAGGCCTTCAACTGATTGCATGTCTACCCATTCTATGAAAGATAATCTGCTTTACTCAAAGTGTATGATCCAAATGCTAATCTTAGGTTAACAACACCATCACGGCAACATCTTAGCTGGTGTCTGGCCAAATCACTGGTTTCTGAGGCCTAAGGCAAGTAGACTCACAAAATTAAAATCattgggattggagagatggctcagcagttaagatcacttgctattcttccagaggtcatgagttcagttcctagcacccaagcTGGGTagtccacagaatgggagagaatctttgtcagctatacatctgacagatgaTTAATATCCAGAGTGTTTAAAGAAGTGAAAACCAAagagttaagaaaacaaaaacccaattaaAATTGGGCTATGGATCTGAAAAGAGAATTCCAAGTAGAAGATATAAAAAGGTTGAGAAATAATGTAAAGTGCTTATCATCCTTATCaaccagggaaatg from Peromyscus eremicus chromosome 15, PerEre_H2_v1, whole genome shotgun sequence encodes:
- the Serpinb11 gene encoding serpin B11 isoform X1, which produces MNPITTANAEFCLDVFKELSSSNAGENIFFSPLSMFYALSMLLLGARGKSAEQMEKVLHYDNFSEFLKPKMTDSSECSHGGRMHSEFGALLSQINQPNSLSIANRIYGTKAITFHKQYLRCSEKLFQAKLQTVDFELSTEETRKSINAWVENKTNGKVTNLFGKGTIDPSSVMVLVSAIYFKGQWKNKFEKRETVKAPFHISVGKSALVDMMFQTGTFKLAFIREPQMQVLELPYANNKLKMIILLPRGTANVNQIEKHLNVKMLQEWTNSSNMVEREVDVHIPKFNLAVKYDLNSLLKSLGMRDIFSVGKADLSGMSPDKGLYLSTVVHKSYVDVNEEGTEAAAATGESVAVKRLPVTVQFTANCPFLFTIQDECDNILFAGKFASP
- the Serpinb11 gene encoding serpin B11 isoform X2, whose amino-acid sequence is MNPITTANAEFCLDVFKELSSSNAGENIFFSPLSMFYALSMLLLGARGKSAEQMEKVLHYDNFSEFLKPKMTDSSECSHGGRMHSEFGALLSQINQPNSLSIANRIYGTKAITFHKGKSALVDMMFQTGTFKLAFIREPQMQVLELPYANNKLKMIILLPRGTANVNQIEKHLNVKMLQEWTNSSNMVEREVDVHIPKFNLAVKYDLNSLLKSLGMRDIFSVGKADLSGMSPDKGLYLSTVVHKSYVDVNEEGTEAAAATGESVAVKRLPVTVQFTANCPFLFTIQDECDNILFAGKFASP